One Oryza brachyantha chromosome 3, ObraRS2, whole genome shotgun sequence DNA segment encodes these proteins:
- the LOC102701430 gene encoding uncharacterized protein LOC102701430, producing the protein MPSAVVVRRMRERSQSPPPPAGEFDSARRTRPRLEEEGERGRGGKGRAAKPSSPGGGSGSASREWVRIAEGEEDRGRGRGGMEGREGTAAALPDDLLLEVFKRLPPVTDIVRCAAVCRRWRLLVSGAGGLPAPPPYFGFFRNYGPSPLPPFVPTAGVGLYLGALPVSRACGALLVDCRGRRLLLRELGAGSARELKLLVCDPLRKTSVLLPSRFVAGHQVACCALLPGEGTAFRVVVVLFGAAPAHFDILVYSSAASAWEPATGVLGKSLNPRQGPTVVIGDVVYKLQSDDKYIMAVDAAEMTLSAVPLPNTGMLLYSGNHWIGKTGEGRLCFFALREQLVLAKWVLESPGKWVERPAVDLRVLMEPATVGDLSLMKLSAKISDQLRGCKLVSFGGFCEGTGALFFVMADWVVALDLTTRKFVRLWRNTDELRPLGDVFPVEMMVWPPARLNDL; encoded by the coding sequence ATGCCGTCAGCCGTCGTGGTCCGCCGCATGCGCGAACGGTcgcagtcgccgccgccgccggcagggGAGTTCGATTCCGCGCGGCGCACGAGGCCgcggctggaggaggagggggagcgcggccgcggcgggaaGGGTCGGGCGGCTaagccgtcgtcgccaggAGGAGGGTCCGGTTCCGCGTCGCGCGAGTGGGTGCGGAtcgcggagggggaggaggaccGCGGTCGAGGTCGCGGCGGGATGGAGGGGCGGgaggggacggcggcggcgctgcccgATGATTTGCTGCTCGAGGTGTTCAAGAGGTTGCCGCCCGTGACCGACATCGTCCGCTGCGCGGCGGTGTGTCGCCGCTGGCGGCTGCTCGtatccggcgccggcgggctccccgcgccgcctccgtaCTTCGGGTTCTTCCGCAACTACGGCCCGTCCCCGCTGCCCCCGTTCGTCCCTACAGCCGGCGTCGGCCTCTACCTCGGCGCGCTCCCGGTGTCGCGGGCTTGCGGTGCCCTCCTTGTCGActgccgcggccggcgcctcctcctccgcgaaCTCGGCGCCGGGTCGGCGAGAGAGCTCAAGCTCCTCGTCTGCGATCCGCTGAGGAAGACGTCCGTGCTCCTGCCCTCCCGCTTCGTCGCCGGGCACCAGGTGGCCTGCTGCGCGCTCCTACCTGGGGAAGGCACCGCGTTCCGCGTCGTCGTAGTGCTCTTCGGCGCTGCTCCCGCCCATTTCGACATCCTGGTTTACTcttccgccgcctccgcaTGGGAGCCGGCCACCGGAGTTCTCGGCAAGTCCCTGAACCCTCGGCAAGGCCCGACGGTCGTCATCGGCGACGTCGTGTACAAGCTTCAGAGCGATGACAAGTACATCATGGCGGTCGACGCGGCCGAGATGACGCTCTCGGCGGTGCCATTGCCCAACACCGGGATGCTCCTGTACTCCGGGAACCACTGGATCGGTAAGACAGGGGAAGGCCGCCTCTGCTTCTTCGCTCTCCGGGAGCAGCTCGTTCTTGCGAAGTGGGTCCTCGAATCGCCGGGGAAATGGGTGGAGCGGCCGGCTGTGGACCTGCGGGTGCTGATGGAGCCAGCCACCGTCGGCGACCTCTCCCTCATGAAGCTTTCGGCGAAAATCTCCGACCAGCTGCGCGGTTGCAAGCTCGTGAGCTTCGGTGGCTTCTGCGAGGGCACCGGCGCGCTGTTCTTCGTCATGGCCGACTGGGTTGTGGCGCTGGACCTCACGACGCGGAAGTTTGTGAGGCTATGGCGCAACACCGACGAGTTGAGGCCGCTCGGCGACGTTTTCCCGGTCGAGATGATGGtttggccgccggcgcgcctCAACGATCTTTAG